Proteins encoded in a region of the Takifugu flavidus isolate HTHZ2018 chromosome 10, ASM371156v2, whole genome shotgun sequence genome:
- the LOC130532172 gene encoding CREB-regulated transcription coactivator 2 isoform X4, with product MSSTGSGACLPGPGHVSGSGSGASNPRKFSEKIALHTQRQAEETAAFQEVMMDITSTRLQAQKLRLSRSQGPYYSGSLPNVNQIGRSTQDFQGSFPSTLESSRSTRHHGLVERVQRDRRFISPVRPYRSRQVDNSLYNSAYLSPPPDPSWRRTNSDSALHTSVMNPPSGDPFTTGAPTLTLQRRTGQSDGESRRMFPYPVPPIEENVLDEGNLLKPWDTKKLPLLSSRPKSCEVPGINVFTSPEQASMSAHGAPPALNTGGSLPDLSSLHFPSPLPTPLDQDEPTFLGSSSLGGGSSTGNLASNLTQLGINAAATPGGNSSFLPHSQGVLMSLQSSLTNHSLQSSLSNPNIQSSLSSHSFSSSLSSASLHSSLSNPSLQSSLSSSPSLPSSLSSQSLHSSLSNSSLQSASSNNPGYSSGNGSSASSYSPLLGGQSQPALSTSPRRRTQLSPLILPMAGESRRHHSKQFSPTISPTLSSITQGVPLDTSKLPMDQRLPPYPLSHQQQQQQQQQQQQQQQQRRPNAQQQLHLQNLRNSYNQQLQHLGPRAAAPQVNTPLIKSEQVMEQCVQSSQCHVKQEPERHSQRVDGVSQLQQISHSPTADFYNDALFNSLLDDPYLSLHLAGKSAPQFMASPHGDCLSLNHGGLGDDQNRLPANNQDSLDLQESGEQQLLNSQNYGGGEGPQNVPNIILTGESPPGLSKEIANALSHVPGFEMDPFSLDDPLRMDPLSLDMLEGDLMLADPAVEDSFRSDRFK from the exons cttcaggctcagaAGCTCCGCCTTTCCCGCAGTCAGGGTCCGTACTACAGCGGCTCTCTGCCCAACGTCAACCAGATCGGCAGGAGCACTCAGGACTTCCAG GGCTCCTTCCCGTCCACGCTGGAGTCCAGCAGGTCCACCCGGCATCACGGACTAGTGGAACGGGTGCAGAGGGACCGCCGCTTCATCTCGCCGGTCCGACCATACCGCAGCCGTCAA GTGGACAATTCACTATATAACTCCGCCTACCTGTCCCCCCCTCCTGATCCCAGCTGGAGAAG gACCAACTCTGACTCGGCCCTCCACACCAGCGTCATGAACCCCCCCTCAGGAGACCCCTTCACCACTGGGGccccaaccctcaccctccAGAGACGCACAG GTCAGAGTGATGGAGAGAGTAGAAGAA TGTTTCCGTATCCTGTACCCCCAATCGAGGAGAATGTGCTGGATGAGGGGAACCTTCTCAAACCCTGGGACACCAAAAAG CTGCCTTTGTTGTCATCCCGACCCAAGTCCTGTGAAGTCCCTGGAATCAA TGTCTTTACGTCTCCAGAACAAGCGTCCATGTCGGCTCACGGTGCCCCACCTGCCCTTAACACCGGTGGCTCTTTGCCCGACCTCTCCAGTCTCCATTTTCCCTCCCCCCTGCCGACACCGCTCGACCAGGACGAGCCGACGTTCCTTGGATCCTCGTCTCTGGGTGGGGGGAGCAGCACAGGGAACCTGGCCTCCAACCTCACCCAGTTAGGCATCAATGCTGCCGCCACACCAGGAGGcaacagcagcttcctgccccACTCACAAG GTGTCCTCATGTCCCTGCAGAGCTCCCTCACCAACCACTCTCTGCAGTCGTCGCTAAGTAACCCCAACATCCAGTCGTCCCTTAGCAGCCACTCCTTCTCCAGTTCTCTGAGCTCCGCCTCCCTCCATTCATCGCTCAGCAACCCCTCCCTGCAGTCATCTCttagctcctccccctcgctgCCTTCATCGCTCAGCAGCCAATCGCTTCACTCTTCTCTTAGTAACTCTTCCCTCCAGTCAGCGTCCAGCAATAACCCAGGCTACAGCAGTGGTAAcggaagctccgcctcctcgtaCTCACCGCTGCTCGGTGGACAGAGCCAGCCGGCGCTCAGCACTTCGCCTCGGAGACGGACGCAGCTCTCGCCGCTCATCCTGCCCATGGCGGGGGAATCACGGCGGCATCACTCCAAGCAGTTCTCCCCCACCATCTCCCCAACCCTGTCCTCCATCACACAG GGCGTACCACTGGACACCAGTAAGCTGCCTATGGACCAGAGACTTCCTCCATACCCActcagccatcagcagcagcagcagcagcagcagcagcagcagcagcagcagcagcagcgccgacCCAatgcccagcagcagctgcacctgcagaacctgcgCAACAGCtacaaccagcagctgcagcaccttgGCCCG agggCAGCAGCTCCGCAGGTGAACACACCGCTGATCAAGAGCGAACAGGTGATGGAGCAGTGCGTTCAGTCCTCCCAGTGTCACGTCAAACAGGAACCGGAGCGGCACTCGCAAAGGGTGGACGGCGTTTCTCAGCTCCAGCAGATCAGCCACAGCCCGACTGCAGACTTCTACAAT GATGCCTTATTCAACTCCCTCCTGGATGATCCCTACCTGAGCCTGCATCTCGCAGGGAAATCCGCACCGCAG TTCATGGCCAGTCCCCATGGCGACTGTCTGTCTCTGAACCATGGTGGTCTGGGGGACGACCAAAACCGGCTTCCCGCCAACAACCAGGACAGCCTGGACCTGCAGGAgtcaggagagcagcagctcctcaacAGCCAGAACTATGGCGGCGGGGAGGGTCCCCAGAATGTGCCCAACATCATCCTCACTG GTGAGTCTCCGCCAGGCCTGTCCAAAGAGATCGCCAATGCCTTGTCTCACGTCCCGGGGTTTGAGATGGACCCGTTCTCCCTGGACGACCCGCTGAGAATGGACCCACTGTCTCTGGACATGCTAGAAGGGGACCTGATGCTTGCTGACCCCGCTGTGGAAGATTCCTTCCGCTCGGACCGGTTCAAGTGA
- the LOC130532172 gene encoding CREB-regulated transcription coactivator 2 isoform X3, protein MSSTGSGACLPGPGHVSGSGSGASNPRKFSEKIALHTQRQAEETAAFQEVMMDITSTRLQAQKLRLSRSQGPYYSGSLPNVNQIGRSTQDFQGSFPSTLESSRSTRHHGLVERVQRDRRFISPVRPYRSRQVDNSLYNSAYLSPPPDPSWRRTNSDSALHTSVMNPPSGDPFTTGAPTLTLQRRTGYPQGQSDGESRRMFPYPVPPIEENVLDEGNLLKPWDTKKLPLLSSRPKSCEVPGINVFTSPEQASMSAHGAPPALNTGGSLPDLSSLHFPSPLPTPLDQDEPTFLGSSSLGGGSSTGNLASNLTQLGINAAATPGGNSSFLPHSQGVLMSLQSSLTNHSLQSSLSNPNIQSSLSSHSFSSSLSSASLHSSLSNPSLQSSLSSSPSLPSSLSSQSLHSSLSNSSLQSASSNNPGYSSGNGSSASSYSPLLGGQSQPALSTSPRRRTQLSPLILPMAGESRRHHSKQFSPTISPTLSSITQGVPLDTSKLPMDQRLPPYPLSHQQQQQQQQQQQQQQQQRRPNAQQQLHLQNLRNSYNQQLQHLGPRAAAPQVNTPLIKSEQVMEQCVQSSQCHVKQEPERHSQRVDGVSQLQQISHSPTADFYNDALFNSLLDDPYLSLHLAGKSAPQFMASPHGDCLSLNHGGLGDDQNRLPANNQDSLDLQESGEQQLLNSQNYGGGEGPQNVPNIILTGESPPGLSKEIANALSHVPGFEMDPFSLDDPLRMDPLSLDMLEGDLMLADPAVEDSFRSDRFK, encoded by the exons cttcaggctcagaAGCTCCGCCTTTCCCGCAGTCAGGGTCCGTACTACAGCGGCTCTCTGCCCAACGTCAACCAGATCGGCAGGAGCACTCAGGACTTCCAG GGCTCCTTCCCGTCCACGCTGGAGTCCAGCAGGTCCACCCGGCATCACGGACTAGTGGAACGGGTGCAGAGGGACCGCCGCTTCATCTCGCCGGTCCGACCATACCGCAGCCGTCAA GTGGACAATTCACTATATAACTCCGCCTACCTGTCCCCCCCTCCTGATCCCAGCTGGAGAAG gACCAACTCTGACTCGGCCCTCCACACCAGCGTCATGAACCCCCCCTCAGGAGACCCCTTCACCACTGGGGccccaaccctcaccctccAGAGACGCACAGGTTACCCCCAAG GTCAGAGTGATGGAGAGAGTAGAAGAA TGTTTCCGTATCCTGTACCCCCAATCGAGGAGAATGTGCTGGATGAGGGGAACCTTCTCAAACCCTGGGACACCAAAAAG CTGCCTTTGTTGTCATCCCGACCCAAGTCCTGTGAAGTCCCTGGAATCAA TGTCTTTACGTCTCCAGAACAAGCGTCCATGTCGGCTCACGGTGCCCCACCTGCCCTTAACACCGGTGGCTCTTTGCCCGACCTCTCCAGTCTCCATTTTCCCTCCCCCCTGCCGACACCGCTCGACCAGGACGAGCCGACGTTCCTTGGATCCTCGTCTCTGGGTGGGGGGAGCAGCACAGGGAACCTGGCCTCCAACCTCACCCAGTTAGGCATCAATGCTGCCGCCACACCAGGAGGcaacagcagcttcctgccccACTCACAAG GTGTCCTCATGTCCCTGCAGAGCTCCCTCACCAACCACTCTCTGCAGTCGTCGCTAAGTAACCCCAACATCCAGTCGTCCCTTAGCAGCCACTCCTTCTCCAGTTCTCTGAGCTCCGCCTCCCTCCATTCATCGCTCAGCAACCCCTCCCTGCAGTCATCTCttagctcctccccctcgctgCCTTCATCGCTCAGCAGCCAATCGCTTCACTCTTCTCTTAGTAACTCTTCCCTCCAGTCAGCGTCCAGCAATAACCCAGGCTACAGCAGTGGTAAcggaagctccgcctcctcgtaCTCACCGCTGCTCGGTGGACAGAGCCAGCCGGCGCTCAGCACTTCGCCTCGGAGACGGACGCAGCTCTCGCCGCTCATCCTGCCCATGGCGGGGGAATCACGGCGGCATCACTCCAAGCAGTTCTCCCCCACCATCTCCCCAACCCTGTCCTCCATCACACAG GGCGTACCACTGGACACCAGTAAGCTGCCTATGGACCAGAGACTTCCTCCATACCCActcagccatcagcagcagcagcagcagcagcagcagcagcagcagcagcagcagcagcgccgacCCAatgcccagcagcagctgcacctgcagaacctgcgCAACAGCtacaaccagcagctgcagcaccttgGCCCG agggCAGCAGCTCCGCAGGTGAACACACCGCTGATCAAGAGCGAACAGGTGATGGAGCAGTGCGTTCAGTCCTCCCAGTGTCACGTCAAACAGGAACCGGAGCGGCACTCGCAAAGGGTGGACGGCGTTTCTCAGCTCCAGCAGATCAGCCACAGCCCGACTGCAGACTTCTACAAT GATGCCTTATTCAACTCCCTCCTGGATGATCCCTACCTGAGCCTGCATCTCGCAGGGAAATCCGCACCGCAG TTCATGGCCAGTCCCCATGGCGACTGTCTGTCTCTGAACCATGGTGGTCTGGGGGACGACCAAAACCGGCTTCCCGCCAACAACCAGGACAGCCTGGACCTGCAGGAgtcaggagagcagcagctcctcaacAGCCAGAACTATGGCGGCGGGGAGGGTCCCCAGAATGTGCCCAACATCATCCTCACTG GTGAGTCTCCGCCAGGCCTGTCCAAAGAGATCGCCAATGCCTTGTCTCACGTCCCGGGGTTTGAGATGGACCCGTTCTCCCTGGACGACCCGCTGAGAATGGACCCACTGTCTCTGGACATGCTAGAAGGGGACCTGATGCTTGCTGACCCCGCTGTGGAAGATTCCTTCCGCTCGGACCGGTTCAAGTGA
- the LOC130532172 gene encoding CREB-regulated transcription coactivator 2 isoform X2 has translation MSSTGSGACLPGPGHVSGSGSGASNPRKFSEKIALHTQRQAEETAAFQEVMMDITSTRLQAQKLRLSRSQGPYYSGSLPNVNQIGRSTQDFQGSFPSTLESSRSTRHHGLVERVQRDRRFISPVRPYRSRQVDNSLYNSAYLSPPPDPSWRRNWAGNFPGDKSQLFRLPATALNRTNSDSALHTSVMNPPSGDPFTTGAPTLTLQRRTGQSDGESRRMFPYPVPPIEENVLDEGNLLKPWDTKKLPLLSSRPKSCEVPGINVFTSPEQASMSAHGAPPALNTGGSLPDLSSLHFPSPLPTPLDQDEPTFLGSSSLGGGSSTGNLASNLTQLGINAAATPGGNSSFLPHSQGVLMSLQSSLTNHSLQSSLSNPNIQSSLSSHSFSSSLSSASLHSSLSNPSLQSSLSSSPSLPSSLSSQSLHSSLSNSSLQSASSNNPGYSSGNGSSASSYSPLLGGQSQPALSTSPRRRTQLSPLILPMAGESRRHHSKQFSPTISPTLSSITQGVPLDTSKLPMDQRLPPYPLSHQQQQQQQQQQQQQQQQRRPNAQQQLHLQNLRNSYNQQLQHLGPRAAAPQVNTPLIKSEQVMEQCVQSSQCHVKQEPERHSQRVDGVSQLQQISHSPTADFYNDALFNSLLDDPYLSLHLAGKSAPQFMASPHGDCLSLNHGGLGDDQNRLPANNQDSLDLQESGEQQLLNSQNYGGGEGPQNVPNIILTGESPPGLSKEIANALSHVPGFEMDPFSLDDPLRMDPLSLDMLEGDLMLADPAVEDSFRSDRFK, from the exons cttcaggctcagaAGCTCCGCCTTTCCCGCAGTCAGGGTCCGTACTACAGCGGCTCTCTGCCCAACGTCAACCAGATCGGCAGGAGCACTCAGGACTTCCAG GGCTCCTTCCCGTCCACGCTGGAGTCCAGCAGGTCCACCCGGCATCACGGACTAGTGGAACGGGTGCAGAGGGACCGCCGCTTCATCTCGCCGGTCCGACCATACCGCAGCCGTCAA GTGGACAATTCACTATATAACTCCGCCTACCTGTCCCCCCCTCCTGATCCCAGCTGGAGAAG GAATTGGGCCGGAAACTTCCCCGGAGATAAAAGCCAGTTGTTTCGCCTCCCCGCTACTGCACTCAACAG gACCAACTCTGACTCGGCCCTCCACACCAGCGTCATGAACCCCCCCTCAGGAGACCCCTTCACCACTGGGGccccaaccctcaccctccAGAGACGCACAG GTCAGAGTGATGGAGAGAGTAGAAGAA TGTTTCCGTATCCTGTACCCCCAATCGAGGAGAATGTGCTGGATGAGGGGAACCTTCTCAAACCCTGGGACACCAAAAAG CTGCCTTTGTTGTCATCCCGACCCAAGTCCTGTGAAGTCCCTGGAATCAA TGTCTTTACGTCTCCAGAACAAGCGTCCATGTCGGCTCACGGTGCCCCACCTGCCCTTAACACCGGTGGCTCTTTGCCCGACCTCTCCAGTCTCCATTTTCCCTCCCCCCTGCCGACACCGCTCGACCAGGACGAGCCGACGTTCCTTGGATCCTCGTCTCTGGGTGGGGGGAGCAGCACAGGGAACCTGGCCTCCAACCTCACCCAGTTAGGCATCAATGCTGCCGCCACACCAGGAGGcaacagcagcttcctgccccACTCACAAG GTGTCCTCATGTCCCTGCAGAGCTCCCTCACCAACCACTCTCTGCAGTCGTCGCTAAGTAACCCCAACATCCAGTCGTCCCTTAGCAGCCACTCCTTCTCCAGTTCTCTGAGCTCCGCCTCCCTCCATTCATCGCTCAGCAACCCCTCCCTGCAGTCATCTCttagctcctccccctcgctgCCTTCATCGCTCAGCAGCCAATCGCTTCACTCTTCTCTTAGTAACTCTTCCCTCCAGTCAGCGTCCAGCAATAACCCAGGCTACAGCAGTGGTAAcggaagctccgcctcctcgtaCTCACCGCTGCTCGGTGGACAGAGCCAGCCGGCGCTCAGCACTTCGCCTCGGAGACGGACGCAGCTCTCGCCGCTCATCCTGCCCATGGCGGGGGAATCACGGCGGCATCACTCCAAGCAGTTCTCCCCCACCATCTCCCCAACCCTGTCCTCCATCACACAG GGCGTACCACTGGACACCAGTAAGCTGCCTATGGACCAGAGACTTCCTCCATACCCActcagccatcagcagcagcagcagcagcagcagcagcagcagcagcagcagcagcagcgccgacCCAatgcccagcagcagctgcacctgcagaacctgcgCAACAGCtacaaccagcagctgcagcaccttgGCCCG agggCAGCAGCTCCGCAGGTGAACACACCGCTGATCAAGAGCGAACAGGTGATGGAGCAGTGCGTTCAGTCCTCCCAGTGTCACGTCAAACAGGAACCGGAGCGGCACTCGCAAAGGGTGGACGGCGTTTCTCAGCTCCAGCAGATCAGCCACAGCCCGACTGCAGACTTCTACAAT GATGCCTTATTCAACTCCCTCCTGGATGATCCCTACCTGAGCCTGCATCTCGCAGGGAAATCCGCACCGCAG TTCATGGCCAGTCCCCATGGCGACTGTCTGTCTCTGAACCATGGTGGTCTGGGGGACGACCAAAACCGGCTTCCCGCCAACAACCAGGACAGCCTGGACCTGCAGGAgtcaggagagcagcagctcctcaacAGCCAGAACTATGGCGGCGGGGAGGGTCCCCAGAATGTGCCCAACATCATCCTCACTG GTGAGTCTCCGCCAGGCCTGTCCAAAGAGATCGCCAATGCCTTGTCTCACGTCCCGGGGTTTGAGATGGACCCGTTCTCCCTGGACGACCCGCTGAGAATGGACCCACTGTCTCTGGACATGCTAGAAGGGGACCTGATGCTTGCTGACCCCGCTGTGGAAGATTCCTTCCGCTCGGACCGGTTCAAGTGA
- the LOC130532172 gene encoding CREB-regulated transcription coactivator 2 isoform X1, translating into MSSTGSGACLPGPGHVSGSGSGASNPRKFSEKIALHTQRQAEETAAFQEVMMDITSTRLQAQKLRLSRSQGPYYSGSLPNVNQIGRSTQDFQGSFPSTLESSRSTRHHGLVERVQRDRRFISPVRPYRSRQVDNSLYNSAYLSPPPDPSWRRNWAGNFPGDKSQLFRLPATALNRTNSDSALHTSVMNPPSGDPFTTGAPTLTLQRRTGYPQGQSDGESRRMFPYPVPPIEENVLDEGNLLKPWDTKKLPLLSSRPKSCEVPGINVFTSPEQASMSAHGAPPALNTGGSLPDLSSLHFPSPLPTPLDQDEPTFLGSSSLGGGSSTGNLASNLTQLGINAAATPGGNSSFLPHSQGVLMSLQSSLTNHSLQSSLSNPNIQSSLSSHSFSSSLSSASLHSSLSNPSLQSSLSSSPSLPSSLSSQSLHSSLSNSSLQSASSNNPGYSSGNGSSASSYSPLLGGQSQPALSTSPRRRTQLSPLILPMAGESRRHHSKQFSPTISPTLSSITQGVPLDTSKLPMDQRLPPYPLSHQQQQQQQQQQQQQQQQRRPNAQQQLHLQNLRNSYNQQLQHLGPRAAAPQVNTPLIKSEQVMEQCVQSSQCHVKQEPERHSQRVDGVSQLQQISHSPTADFYNDALFNSLLDDPYLSLHLAGKSAPQFMASPHGDCLSLNHGGLGDDQNRLPANNQDSLDLQESGEQQLLNSQNYGGGEGPQNVPNIILTGESPPGLSKEIANALSHVPGFEMDPFSLDDPLRMDPLSLDMLEGDLMLADPAVEDSFRSDRFK; encoded by the exons cttcaggctcagaAGCTCCGCCTTTCCCGCAGTCAGGGTCCGTACTACAGCGGCTCTCTGCCCAACGTCAACCAGATCGGCAGGAGCACTCAGGACTTCCAG GGCTCCTTCCCGTCCACGCTGGAGTCCAGCAGGTCCACCCGGCATCACGGACTAGTGGAACGGGTGCAGAGGGACCGCCGCTTCATCTCGCCGGTCCGACCATACCGCAGCCGTCAA GTGGACAATTCACTATATAACTCCGCCTACCTGTCCCCCCCTCCTGATCCCAGCTGGAGAAG GAATTGGGCCGGAAACTTCCCCGGAGATAAAAGCCAGTTGTTTCGCCTCCCCGCTACTGCACTCAACAG gACCAACTCTGACTCGGCCCTCCACACCAGCGTCATGAACCCCCCCTCAGGAGACCCCTTCACCACTGGGGccccaaccctcaccctccAGAGACGCACAGGTTACCCCCAAG GTCAGAGTGATGGAGAGAGTAGAAGAA TGTTTCCGTATCCTGTACCCCCAATCGAGGAGAATGTGCTGGATGAGGGGAACCTTCTCAAACCCTGGGACACCAAAAAG CTGCCTTTGTTGTCATCCCGACCCAAGTCCTGTGAAGTCCCTGGAATCAA TGTCTTTACGTCTCCAGAACAAGCGTCCATGTCGGCTCACGGTGCCCCACCTGCCCTTAACACCGGTGGCTCTTTGCCCGACCTCTCCAGTCTCCATTTTCCCTCCCCCCTGCCGACACCGCTCGACCAGGACGAGCCGACGTTCCTTGGATCCTCGTCTCTGGGTGGGGGGAGCAGCACAGGGAACCTGGCCTCCAACCTCACCCAGTTAGGCATCAATGCTGCCGCCACACCAGGAGGcaacagcagcttcctgccccACTCACAAG GTGTCCTCATGTCCCTGCAGAGCTCCCTCACCAACCACTCTCTGCAGTCGTCGCTAAGTAACCCCAACATCCAGTCGTCCCTTAGCAGCCACTCCTTCTCCAGTTCTCTGAGCTCCGCCTCCCTCCATTCATCGCTCAGCAACCCCTCCCTGCAGTCATCTCttagctcctccccctcgctgCCTTCATCGCTCAGCAGCCAATCGCTTCACTCTTCTCTTAGTAACTCTTCCCTCCAGTCAGCGTCCAGCAATAACCCAGGCTACAGCAGTGGTAAcggaagctccgcctcctcgtaCTCACCGCTGCTCGGTGGACAGAGCCAGCCGGCGCTCAGCACTTCGCCTCGGAGACGGACGCAGCTCTCGCCGCTCATCCTGCCCATGGCGGGGGAATCACGGCGGCATCACTCCAAGCAGTTCTCCCCCACCATCTCCCCAACCCTGTCCTCCATCACACAG GGCGTACCACTGGACACCAGTAAGCTGCCTATGGACCAGAGACTTCCTCCATACCCActcagccatcagcagcagcagcagcagcagcagcagcagcagcagcagcagcagcagcgccgacCCAatgcccagcagcagctgcacctgcagaacctgcgCAACAGCtacaaccagcagctgcagcaccttgGCCCG agggCAGCAGCTCCGCAGGTGAACACACCGCTGATCAAGAGCGAACAGGTGATGGAGCAGTGCGTTCAGTCCTCCCAGTGTCACGTCAAACAGGAACCGGAGCGGCACTCGCAAAGGGTGGACGGCGTTTCTCAGCTCCAGCAGATCAGCCACAGCCCGACTGCAGACTTCTACAAT GATGCCTTATTCAACTCCCTCCTGGATGATCCCTACCTGAGCCTGCATCTCGCAGGGAAATCCGCACCGCAG TTCATGGCCAGTCCCCATGGCGACTGTCTGTCTCTGAACCATGGTGGTCTGGGGGACGACCAAAACCGGCTTCCCGCCAACAACCAGGACAGCCTGGACCTGCAGGAgtcaggagagcagcagctcctcaacAGCCAGAACTATGGCGGCGGGGAGGGTCCCCAGAATGTGCCCAACATCATCCTCACTG GTGAGTCTCCGCCAGGCCTGTCCAAAGAGATCGCCAATGCCTTGTCTCACGTCCCGGGGTTTGAGATGGACCCGTTCTCCCTGGACGACCCGCTGAGAATGGACCCACTGTCTCTGGACATGCTAGAAGGGGACCTGATGCTTGCTGACCCCGCTGTGGAAGATTCCTTCCGCTCGGACCGGTTCAAGTGA
- the LOC130532172 gene encoding CREB-regulated transcription coactivator 2 isoform X5 — translation MLQAQKLRLSRSQGPYYSGSLPNVNQIGRSTQDFQGSFPSTLESSRSTRHHGLVERVQRDRRFISPVRPYRSRQVDNSLYNSAYLSPPPDPSWRRNWAGNFPGDKSQLFRLPATALNRTNSDSALHTSVMNPPSGDPFTTGAPTLTLQRRTGYPQGQSDGESRRMFPYPVPPIEENVLDEGNLLKPWDTKKLPLLSSRPKSCEVPGINVFTSPEQASMSAHGAPPALNTGGSLPDLSSLHFPSPLPTPLDQDEPTFLGSSSLGGGSSTGNLASNLTQLGINAAATPGGNSSFLPHSQGVLMSLQSSLTNHSLQSSLSNPNIQSSLSSHSFSSSLSSASLHSSLSNPSLQSSLSSSPSLPSSLSSQSLHSSLSNSSLQSASSNNPGYSSGNGSSASSYSPLLGGQSQPALSTSPRRRTQLSPLILPMAGESRRHHSKQFSPTISPTLSSITQGVPLDTSKLPMDQRLPPYPLSHQQQQQQQQQQQQQQQQRRPNAQQQLHLQNLRNSYNQQLQHLGPRAAAPQVNTPLIKSEQVMEQCVQSSQCHVKQEPERHSQRVDGVSQLQQISHSPTADFYNDALFNSLLDDPYLSLHLAGKSAPQFMASPHGDCLSLNHGGLGDDQNRLPANNQDSLDLQESGEQQLLNSQNYGGGEGPQNVPNIILTGESPPGLSKEIANALSHVPGFEMDPFSLDDPLRMDPLSLDMLEGDLMLADPAVEDSFRSDRFK, via the exons cttcaggctcagaAGCTCCGCCTTTCCCGCAGTCAGGGTCCGTACTACAGCGGCTCTCTGCCCAACGTCAACCAGATCGGCAGGAGCACTCAGGACTTCCAG GGCTCCTTCCCGTCCACGCTGGAGTCCAGCAGGTCCACCCGGCATCACGGACTAGTGGAACGGGTGCAGAGGGACCGCCGCTTCATCTCGCCGGTCCGACCATACCGCAGCCGTCAA GTGGACAATTCACTATATAACTCCGCCTACCTGTCCCCCCCTCCTGATCCCAGCTGGAGAAG GAATTGGGCCGGAAACTTCCCCGGAGATAAAAGCCAGTTGTTTCGCCTCCCCGCTACTGCACTCAACAG gACCAACTCTGACTCGGCCCTCCACACCAGCGTCATGAACCCCCCCTCAGGAGACCCCTTCACCACTGGGGccccaaccctcaccctccAGAGACGCACAGGTTACCCCCAAG GTCAGAGTGATGGAGAGAGTAGAAGAA TGTTTCCGTATCCTGTACCCCCAATCGAGGAGAATGTGCTGGATGAGGGGAACCTTCTCAAACCCTGGGACACCAAAAAG CTGCCTTTGTTGTCATCCCGACCCAAGTCCTGTGAAGTCCCTGGAATCAA TGTCTTTACGTCTCCAGAACAAGCGTCCATGTCGGCTCACGGTGCCCCACCTGCCCTTAACACCGGTGGCTCTTTGCCCGACCTCTCCAGTCTCCATTTTCCCTCCCCCCTGCCGACACCGCTCGACCAGGACGAGCCGACGTTCCTTGGATCCTCGTCTCTGGGTGGGGGGAGCAGCACAGGGAACCTGGCCTCCAACCTCACCCAGTTAGGCATCAATGCTGCCGCCACACCAGGAGGcaacagcagcttcctgccccACTCACAAG GTGTCCTCATGTCCCTGCAGAGCTCCCTCACCAACCACTCTCTGCAGTCGTCGCTAAGTAACCCCAACATCCAGTCGTCCCTTAGCAGCCACTCCTTCTCCAGTTCTCTGAGCTCCGCCTCCCTCCATTCATCGCTCAGCAACCCCTCCCTGCAGTCATCTCttagctcctccccctcgctgCCTTCATCGCTCAGCAGCCAATCGCTTCACTCTTCTCTTAGTAACTCTTCCCTCCAGTCAGCGTCCAGCAATAACCCAGGCTACAGCAGTGGTAAcggaagctccgcctcctcgtaCTCACCGCTGCTCGGTGGACAGAGCCAGCCGGCGCTCAGCACTTCGCCTCGGAGACGGACGCAGCTCTCGCCGCTCATCCTGCCCATGGCGGGGGAATCACGGCGGCATCACTCCAAGCAGTTCTCCCCCACCATCTCCCCAACCCTGTCCTCCATCACACAG GGCGTACCACTGGACACCAGTAAGCTGCCTATGGACCAGAGACTTCCTCCATACCCActcagccatcagcagcagcagcagcagcagcagcagcagcagcagcagcagcagcagcgccgacCCAatgcccagcagcagctgcacctgcagaacctgcgCAACAGCtacaaccagcagctgcagcaccttgGCCCG agggCAGCAGCTCCGCAGGTGAACACACCGCTGATCAAGAGCGAACAGGTGATGGAGCAGTGCGTTCAGTCCTCCCAGTGTCACGTCAAACAGGAACCGGAGCGGCACTCGCAAAGGGTGGACGGCGTTTCTCAGCTCCAGCAGATCAGCCACAGCCCGACTGCAGACTTCTACAAT GATGCCTTATTCAACTCCCTCCTGGATGATCCCTACCTGAGCCTGCATCTCGCAGGGAAATCCGCACCGCAG TTCATGGCCAGTCCCCATGGCGACTGTCTGTCTCTGAACCATGGTGGTCTGGGGGACGACCAAAACCGGCTTCCCGCCAACAACCAGGACAGCCTGGACCTGCAGGAgtcaggagagcagcagctcctcaacAGCCAGAACTATGGCGGCGGGGAGGGTCCCCAGAATGTGCCCAACATCATCCTCACTG GTGAGTCTCCGCCAGGCCTGTCCAAAGAGATCGCCAATGCCTTGTCTCACGTCCCGGGGTTTGAGATGGACCCGTTCTCCCTGGACGACCCGCTGAGAATGGACCCACTGTCTCTGGACATGCTAGAAGGGGACCTGATGCTTGCTGACCCCGCTGTGGAAGATTCCTTCCGCTCGGACCGGTTCAAGTGA